In Streptomyces sp. NBC_01551, one DNA window encodes the following:
- a CDS encoding Fur family transcriptional regulator — protein MSDLLERLRGRGWRMTAQRRVVAEVLDGDHVHLTADEVHARAVAKLPEISRATVYNTLGELVTLGEVLEVSTDRRAKRYDPNAHRPHQHLVCAQCGAIRDVHPAGNPLADLPDSERFGFTVSGVEVTYRGLCPNCAGA, from the coding sequence ATGAGTGACCTGCTGGAACGACTTCGCGGACGCGGATGGCGCATGACCGCACAGCGGCGCGTCGTGGCCGAGGTGCTCGACGGTGACCACGTGCACCTGACGGCCGACGAGGTGCACGCGCGCGCCGTGGCCAAGCTGCCGGAGATCTCCCGGGCGACGGTCTACAACACGCTCGGCGAGCTCGTGACCCTCGGCGAGGTCCTGGAGGTGTCCACGGACCGGCGCGCCAAGCGGTACGACCCGAACGCCCACCGCCCCCACCAGCACCTGGTCTGCGCCCAGTGCGGCGCGATCCGCGACGTCCACCCGGCGGGCAACCCGCTGGCCGACCTCCCCGACTCGGAGCGCTTCGGCTTCACGGTGTCGGGCGTCGAGGTGACGTACCGCGGCCTCTGCCCGAACTGCGCGGGGGCGTAG
- a CDS encoding catalase: MTQEAHVTQGPLTTEAGAPVADNQNSETAGLGGPVLVQDQLLLEKLAHFNRERIPERVVHARGAGAYGTFTLTRDVSQWTRAKFLSEVGKETETFLRFSTVAGNLGAADAVRDPRGWALKFYTEEGNYDLVGNNTPVFFIKDAIKFPDFIHTQKRDPYTGSQEADNVWDFWGLSPESTHQVTWLFGDRGIPASYRHMNGYGSHTFQWNNEAGEVFWVKYHFKTDQGIKNLTQAEANKLAGEDPDSHQRDLRESIERGEFPTWTVQVQIMPAAEAAEYRFNPFDLTKVWPHEDYPPIEIGKLELNRNPENVFAEVEQSIFSPAHFVPGIGPSPDKMLQGRLFAYGDAHRYRVGINADHLPVNRPHATEARTNSRDGFLYDGRHKGAKNYEPNSFGGPFQTDRPLWQSTAVTGGTGNHAAPVHAEDNDFVQAGNLYRLMSEDEKSRLVENLSGFIAKVSRDDLAERAINNFRQADGDFGKRLEAAVQALRG, from the coding sequence ATGACGCAGGAGGCGCACGTGACGCAGGGACCGCTCACCACGGAGGCCGGGGCTCCGGTCGCTGACAACCAGAACAGCGAGACCGCCGGCCTCGGCGGCCCCGTTCTCGTTCAGGACCAGCTCCTCCTGGAGAAGCTCGCCCACTTCAACCGTGAGCGCATCCCGGAGCGCGTGGTGCACGCCCGCGGCGCCGGCGCGTACGGCACGTTCACGCTGACCCGCGACGTCTCGCAGTGGACCCGGGCGAAGTTCCTGTCCGAGGTCGGCAAGGAGACCGAGACCTTCCTGCGCTTCTCCACCGTCGCCGGCAACCTCGGCGCGGCCGACGCGGTGCGCGACCCCCGCGGCTGGGCGCTGAAGTTCTACACCGAAGAGGGCAACTACGACCTCGTCGGCAACAACACCCCGGTGTTCTTCATCAAGGACGCCATCAAGTTCCCGGACTTCATCCACACCCAGAAGCGCGACCCGTACACGGGCTCGCAGGAAGCCGACAACGTGTGGGACTTCTGGGGCCTGAGCCCCGAGTCCACCCACCAGGTGACCTGGCTGTTCGGTGACCGCGGCATACCGGCGTCCTACCGCCACATGAACGGCTACGGCTCGCACACGTTCCAGTGGAACAACGAGGCCGGCGAGGTCTTCTGGGTCAAGTACCACTTCAAGACCGACCAGGGCATCAAGAACCTCACCCAGGCCGAGGCCAACAAGCTCGCCGGCGAGGACCCGGACTCCCACCAGCGCGACCTGCGCGAGTCCATCGAGCGCGGCGAGTTCCCGACCTGGACCGTGCAGGTCCAGATCATGCCGGCGGCCGAGGCGGCCGAGTACCGCTTCAACCCGTTCGACCTCACCAAGGTGTGGCCGCACGAGGACTACCCGCCGATCGAGATCGGCAAGCTGGAGCTCAACCGCAACCCGGAGAACGTCTTCGCCGAGGTCGAGCAGTCGATCTTCTCCCCGGCGCACTTCGTCCCCGGCATCGGTCCGTCCCCCGACAAGATGCTCCAGGGCCGTCTCTTCGCGTACGGCGACGCCCACCGCTACCGCGTCGGCATCAACGCCGACCACCTGCCGGTGAACCGCCCGCACGCCACCGAGGCGCGCACCAACTCCCGTGACGGCTTCCTCTACGACGGCCGCCACAAGGGTGCGAAGAACTACGAGCCGAACAGCTTCGGCGGCCCGTTCCAGACGGACCGCCCGCTGTGGCAGTCCACCGCGGTCACCGGCGGCACGGGCAACCACGCCGCGCCGGTGCACGCCGAGGACAACGACTTCGTCCAGGCGGGCAACCTCTACCGCCTGATGTCGGAGGACGAGAAGTCCCGTCTGGTCGAGAACCTCTCCGGCTTCATCGCCAAGGTCTCGCGTGACGACCTGGCCGAGCGGGCGATCAACAACTTCCGCCAGGCCGACGGAGACTTCGGCAAGCGTCTGGAGGCCGCGGTCCAGGCCCTCCGCGGCTGA
- a CDS encoding cyclic nucleotide-binding/CBS domain-containing protein, with product MLVRDAMSTVILTLGPAHTLRQAACLMSGRRVGAAVVLDPEHSGIGILTERDILNSIGAGHDPDRESVGAHTTNNVVFCTPEATLQEAAEAMAHGGFRHLIVLENGGPVGIVSVRDIIRCWVPARRSRVAA from the coding sequence ATGCTCGTCCGTGACGCCATGAGCACCGTGATCCTCACCCTCGGACCCGCGCACACCCTCCGTCAGGCGGCCTGCCTGATGTCCGGCCGGCGCGTCGGCGCGGCCGTCGTCCTCGACCCCGAACACAGCGGCATCGGCATCCTGACCGAGCGCGACATCCTCAACTCGATCGGCGCGGGCCACGATCCCGACCGGGAGTCCGTCGGCGCCCACACCACCAACAACGTCGTGTTCTGCACCCCCGAGGCAACGCTCCAGGAAGCCGCCGAGGCGATGGCGCACGGCGGCTTCCGGCACCTGATCGTGCTGGAGAACGGCGGCCCGGTCGGCATCGTGTCCGTGCGCGACATCATCCGCTGCTGGGTACCCGCCCGGCGCAGCCGCGTGGCCGCGTAG
- the hisN gene encoding histidinol-phosphatase, whose amino-acid sequence MPEYDDDLRLALELADAADAATMQRFRALDLKVETKPDMTPVSEADKAAEEIIRAGILAARPEDAILGEEYGLEGSGPRRWVVDPIDGTKNYVRGVPVWATLISLMAESADGAFRPVVGVVSAPALGRRWWAAQGGGAFAGGALGGEPVRLGVSQVGTMGDASFAYSSLTGWEEQGRLPGFLELTRACWRTRGYGDFWPYMMVAEGSLDLCAEPELNLWDMAAIAVVVQEAGGRFTSLDGADGVDGGNAAASNGLLHEEMLGYLRPRA is encoded by the coding sequence ATGCCCGAGTATGACGATGACCTGCGCCTCGCCCTCGAACTCGCCGACGCGGCGGACGCCGCCACGATGCAGCGGTTCCGCGCCCTTGACCTGAAGGTCGAGACCAAGCCGGACATGACGCCGGTGAGCGAGGCGGACAAGGCCGCCGAGGAGATCATCCGGGCCGGGATCCTGGCCGCGCGGCCCGAGGACGCGATCCTGGGAGAGGAGTACGGCCTGGAGGGCTCCGGCCCGCGCCGCTGGGTCGTGGACCCGATCGACGGTACGAAGAACTACGTGCGCGGGGTCCCCGTCTGGGCGACCCTGATCTCCCTGATGGCCGAGAGCGCGGACGGGGCCTTCCGCCCCGTGGTCGGCGTGGTCTCGGCGCCGGCGCTCGGCCGTCGCTGGTGGGCGGCGCAGGGCGGGGGCGCGTTCGCGGGCGGTGCGCTGGGCGGTGAGCCCGTACGCCTCGGCGTCTCGCAGGTGGGCACCATGGGCGACGCCTCCTTCGCCTACTCCTCGCTGACCGGCTGGGAGGAGCAGGGCCGGCTCCCCGGGTTCCTGGAACTGACCCGCGCGTGCTGGCGTACGCGGGGGTACGGCGACTTCTGGCCGTACATGATGGTCGCCGAGGGCTCGCTCGACCTGTGCGCCGAGCCGGAGCTGAACCTGTGGGACATGGCGGCCATCGCGGTCGTGGTCCAGGAGGCCGGCGGCCGTTTCACCAGCCTGGACGGGGCCGACGGGGTGGACGGCGGCAACGCGGCGGCGTCGAACGGGCTGCTGCACGAGGAGATGCTGGGGTACCTGCGCCCGCGCGCCTGA
- a CDS encoding TetR/AcrR family transcriptional regulator: protein MPAARESLLEAAGAALSARPWPAVRMVDVAAAAGVSRQTLYNEFGGKAGLGRALVRREADRYLSGVDRALGAPAEQGERLAAVAEWTVQAARAHPLVRALLTGFWDGNLPVPPGEPSRPGIPALGPGDLTRAVRDRAAVALTPDGGDGDGARQGELALRLALSYVLVPGEEPGIGELVRLLSGPNRTAGGR, encoded by the coding sequence ATGCCGGCAGCGCGGGAGTCCTTGTTGGAGGCGGCGGGAGCGGCGCTCTCGGCGCGCCCCTGGCCGGCCGTGCGGATGGTCGACGTGGCGGCGGCCGCCGGGGTGTCCCGGCAGACCCTCTACAACGAGTTCGGCGGCAAGGCGGGCCTGGGCCGCGCCCTGGTCCGGCGCGAGGCCGACCGGTACCTGTCCGGGGTGGACCGTGCCCTCGGCGCGCCGGCGGAGCAGGGCGAGCGCCTCGCGGCCGTGGCGGAGTGGACCGTACAGGCGGCCCGCGCGCATCCCCTCGTACGGGCCCTGCTGACCGGGTTCTGGGACGGGAACCTGCCCGTGCCGCCCGGGGAGCCCTCCCGGCCCGGGATCCCGGCGCTCGGACCCGGGGACCTGACCCGGGCGGTCCGCGACCGGGCCGCGGTCGCGCTCACCCCGGACGGCGGCGACGGGGACGGGGCGCGCCAGGGCGAGCTCGCGCTGCGCCTCGCGCTCTCCTACGTCCTCGTCCCCGGCGAGGAGCCCGGCATCGGCGAACTGGTGCGGCTGCTCAGTGGGCCGAACCGGACAGCTGGAGGCCGATGA
- a CDS encoding multidrug efflux SMR transporter yields the protein MAWLLVIVAGFLETGFAVCLKLSHGFTRLWPTVAFACFALGSFGLLTLALKKLDVGPAYAVWTGIGAAGTAIYGMVFLGDLVSTLKLVSISLVILGVIGLQLSGSAH from the coding sequence ATGGCGTGGCTGCTCGTCATTGTCGCCGGATTCCTGGAGACGGGCTTCGCGGTCTGCCTCAAGCTGTCCCACGGTTTCACCCGCCTGTGGCCGACGGTGGCCTTCGCCTGCTTCGCGCTCGGCAGCTTCGGCCTGCTCACGCTGGCGCTGAAGAAGCTGGACGTGGGTCCCGCGTACGCGGTGTGGACGGGCATCGGCGCGGCCGGGACCGCGATCTACGGGATGGTCTTCCTCGGGGACCTGGTGTCCACCCTGAAACTCGTCTCGATCTCGCTGGTGATCCTGGGCGTCATCGGCCTCCAGCTGTCCGGTTCGGCCCACTGA
- the rsgA gene encoding ribosome small subunit-dependent GTPase A produces MRRYGKHTDEDDIRQRPNPKGNRPRTSIRPKHEDAAEGFVLTVDRGRLTCLVEDRTVHAMKARELGRKAAVVGDRVWIVGDLSGKKDTLARIVRIEERKSVLRRTADDDDPYERVVVANADQLAIVTALADPEPRPRMIDRCLVAAYDAGLEPLLVLTKSDLTSADKILEIYSTLGVNYVVTNREELATGDAADRVRERLNGRITAFVGHSGVGKTTLVNSLVAEGRQRATGHVNAVTGRGRHTTTSALALPLPSGEGWVIDTPGVRSFGLHHVDPSRVILAFPDLVPGTEECPRACSHDEPDCALDKWVEDGHADPARLYSLRRLLETRERREGD; encoded by the coding sequence ATGCGCAGGTACGGCAAGCACACCGACGAGGACGACATCCGCCAGCGGCCCAACCCCAAGGGCAACCGGCCGCGGACCAGCATCCGCCCCAAACACGAGGACGCCGCCGAGGGCTTCGTCCTCACCGTGGACCGCGGCCGGCTGACCTGCCTGGTCGAGGACCGCACGGTGCACGCCATGAAGGCCCGCGAACTGGGCCGCAAGGCGGCGGTGGTCGGCGACCGGGTCTGGATCGTCGGCGACCTGTCCGGCAAGAAGGACACCCTCGCCCGGATCGTGCGGATCGAGGAGCGCAAGTCCGTCCTGCGGCGCACCGCCGACGACGACGACCCGTACGAGCGCGTGGTCGTCGCCAACGCCGACCAACTGGCCATCGTCACGGCGCTGGCCGATCCGGAGCCCCGGCCCCGCATGATCGACCGCTGTCTGGTGGCCGCGTACGACGCCGGGCTGGAGCCGCTGCTGGTGCTCACCAAGTCCGACCTCACGTCCGCCGACAAGATCCTGGAGATCTACTCGACGCTGGGCGTGAACTACGTCGTCACCAACCGCGAGGAGTTGGCGACCGGCGACGCGGCCGACCGGGTGCGCGAGCGCCTCAACGGCCGGATCACCGCGTTCGTCGGCCACTCCGGCGTCGGCAAGACGACGCTGGTCAACTCGCTCGTCGCCGAGGGCCGCCAGCGCGCCACCGGCCACGTCAACGCGGTGACCGGCCGCGGCCGGCACACCACCACCTCCGCGCTCGCGCTGCCGCTGCCCTCGGGCGAGGGCTGGGTCATCGACACCCCGGGCGTGCGCTCCTTCGGCCTGCACCACGTGGATCCGTCCCGGGTGATCCTGGCCTTCCCGGACCTGGTGCCGGGTACGGAGGAGTGCCCGCGCGCGTGCAGCCACGACGAGCCGGACTGCGCGCTCGACAAGTGGGTGGAGGACGGCCACGCGGACCCGGCGCGGCTGTATTCGCTGCGCCGGCTGCTGGAGACGCGGGAGCGGCGCGAGGGCGACTGA
- the aroA gene encoding 3-phosphoshikimate 1-carboxyvinyltransferase, producing the protein MTETPALHALWPAPLADGAVHATVTVPGSKSVTNRALVLAALAAEPGWVRRPLRSRDSQLMSDALRALGVGIEETVSSSSGGNGDSGEAWRIIPAALHGPATVDVGNAGTVMRFLPPVATLAAGDIRFDGDPRSYERPLGQVITALRALGARIDDDGRGALPLTVQGGGALEGGTVEIDASNSSQFVSALLLSAPRFNQGVEVRHVGTTLPSMPHIRMTVEMLRAAGAQVDTPEAGGEKDVWRVAPGALLGRDMVVEPDLSNAQPFMAAALITGGTVTIPDWPRRTTQPGDALRRIFTEMGGSCELTDAGLVFTGTGKIHGIDVDLGEVGELTPGIAAVAALADSESVLRGVAHLRLHETDRLAALTREINALGGDVTETADGLRIRPRPLRGGTFHTYDDHRMATAGAVIGLAVEGVEIENVATTAKTLPDFPKMWTDMLGRTSRVAGA; encoded by the coding sequence ATGACCGAGACCCCCGCGCTCCACGCCCTCTGGCCCGCCCCGCTCGCGGACGGGGCCGTCCACGCCACCGTCACCGTGCCGGGGTCCAAATCGGTCACCAACCGCGCGCTGGTCCTGGCCGCCCTGGCCGCCGAGCCGGGCTGGGTGCGCCGCCCGCTGCGCTCCCGCGACTCCCAGCTGATGTCGGACGCGCTGCGCGCGCTGGGCGTCGGCATCGAGGAGACCGTCTCCTCCAGCTCCGGCGGCAACGGCGACAGCGGCGAGGCCTGGCGGATCATCCCCGCCGCCCTGCACGGCCCGGCCACCGTCGACGTCGGCAACGCGGGCACGGTCATGCGCTTCCTGCCGCCCGTCGCCACCCTCGCCGCGGGCGACATCCGCTTCGACGGCGACCCGCGGTCCTACGAGCGCCCGCTCGGCCAGGTCATCACCGCGCTGCGCGCCCTCGGCGCCCGGATCGACGACGACGGCCGGGGCGCGCTGCCGCTGACCGTCCAGGGCGGCGGGGCCCTGGAGGGCGGCACGGTCGAGATCGACGCCAGCAACTCCTCGCAGTTCGTCTCCGCGCTGCTGCTCTCCGCCCCGCGCTTCAACCAGGGCGTCGAGGTCCGGCACGTGGGCACCACCCTGCCCTCGATGCCGCACATCCGGATGACGGTGGAGATGCTGCGCGCGGCGGGCGCCCAGGTGGACACCCCCGAGGCCGGCGGCGAGAAGGACGTCTGGCGGGTCGCGCCCGGCGCGCTGCTCGGCCGCGACATGGTCGTGGAGCCGGACCTGTCCAACGCCCAGCCCTTCATGGCGGCCGCCCTGATCACCGGCGGCACGGTCACCATCCCGGACTGGCCGCGCCGCACCACGCAGCCCGGCGACGCGCTGCGCCGGATCTTCACGGAGATGGGCGGCTCCTGCGAGCTGACCGACGCGGGCCTGGTCTTCACCGGCACCGGCAAGATCCACGGCATCGACGTGGACCTCGGCGAGGTCGGCGAGCTGACCCCGGGCATCGCGGCGGTCGCCGCACTGGCGGACTCCGAGTCGGTGCTGCGCGGCGTCGCCCACCTGCGGCTGCACGAGACGGACCGGCTGGCGGCCCTCACCCGCGAGATCAACGCGCTCGGCGGCGACGTCACCGAGACCGCCGACGGCCTGCGCATCCGCCCGCGCCCGCTGCGCGGCGGCACCTTCCACACGTACGACGACCACCGCATGGCCACCGCCGGCGCGGTGATCGGACTGGCCGTGGAGGGCGTGGAGATCGAGAACGTGGCGACGACCGCGAAGACGCTGCCGGACTTCCCGAAGATGTGGACAGACATGCTGGGCCGAACTTCGCGGGTTGCGGGAGCGTAG